GCATTGAGATATTGGCTGAGGGTATACAGGAAAGCCCTGACGTCTGTCTGCATGTTGCTCTGCTTGACCAGCCTCTCCAGGGGGATGAATGGAGGGATGTTGTGGCGACAAATTCTCAGATTAGAACCCAGGTTCATCTCCAGGTTATATGTCTCAAGGTAGACACCTATATCATACCCACCTGAGAAAGACAACGAAGGAAAAAGAGGTGTGGATAGATGGTTGGTGATAATGTCTAAACCAGTGGTTCCCTACCCTTTTCAATTACCGTACCACCAACATAATTTTGCTATGCCTGGAGTagccctgaagtaccccctcatgtacattttaccagtaggcctatgttaATGAGTCGTTTGTTGTCActggctatatcgtaaaaattcTTAATTTAAGGGTAGGCAtacggttagcagtgtggttaaggttaggtttaatttATTATGATTTTGTAAGATAAATTGTACAAATAAGCAGGGTTTAGTGACCATAATCATGACTCTGTGGCTGTGATAACTAGTGACGACCTAAGTcttaagtaccccctgtggataggccaagttgGGAACCAATGGTCTAAACTAAAGAAGcgatataccacacacacacacacacacacaaatagattGTTGATCAAGTTTGGATTATAGGTACCGATAAGGTGGTGACCATGAAGCAGGTCCTGCAGTTGTCTGTGTCTAGCCATCAACAGCAGAAGTTGTGAGTTCTCTGAGCCATCCTCCAGGTCATCCTCATCCCTCTCACATGGAACACCTGTTTTGTCCAGTAGAGTTCTCAGCTTCTGGAGGGACTAGAAAGAAATACATAATGTTGAACTACAGTACATTGACTTCTCAGATACATCTGCTGCACCCTCTATGTTAACCTTGGTTTTAAGTAGCATCAAACAGGTTTGCAATATTTTTAAACATTCTTTAACACCTCCACATAATAGTATGTTTAAAGGACGTCACGCTGATTTCTTAGCGAGTACAGCTTCCCCGATTCAGTTCATACCGAGGCTCAAACTCAGGACCTCTGCCTCGCAAACACACGTGAACGCCCTCCTGAAGCGTCAAGTGGGGACACTTCAGTCTGAGGAGTGAGTTTCACAGATGCCCATCTGCTATATATGCATCCATTGATTCAGACCACAACTGATAGGTAATGTGACATCAGTATAATTGATCTCAGAAAATGAACTAGCTAACTTACTTACTGTATTTGCTTTTATTTAAACGTTTAACTGGTCTCTTTTAGTGAGGAGTTCCTGTAGTGTTGCATTCAGCTCTTCCTCACGACTAATCTGCCGAAATTCCTGCTGCTTCACTGCCAAGTTGTTCGCTTCCATTTCCAATATGTTCAAGTACCCCAAAACATCTGTGGATATAAAAGGTTTGGATAATACATTTTATACCATGGCATTattgaatactcgtttctgattggtTTGAAGGGCATTCTAGCGCATGTATTATTTCCCTATAAACTCACAGTATATTTGCaagtagaattcaatggctatagttcttacatgttctatgtttgagctgcttttgaaaacaAAAGTCAAATTGGGAAACATTGTTGGCCTTGTTAAATTCGATTTTAATAATAGCAAGCTAgaactgatggtttggttagctgaaCTAGCAAGCctgtttggttaccaaggcaactactgtTGCTATctagggtgtgttcgtaaattcatcagttattctgccctCTGCCACACTCgtatgagagtgctctgaaatcggaataGCTAGCCAgcgtgaatttacgaacacacccctaGTAAACTTGCTAACTAgttacttcagtggatgttgaataCATTTCTAGCGGTACATTTGTTAAATTATATTAGTATAAAAGAGAATCAACTCGCCGCTCAATacattctctggaaaataatacaACTCTATAAAAGGTTATGCTGCGTTCAAAACTGGGaacaggtcggaaagtcggagctctagaaagaacaCCGAGTTGGATGATCATATCGATttttttttcccagtcggagtttattcagagtttccagttgttttaaaTGCACtgaagagttcccagttgttttaacGAGGCATATAACGTTTTTATAACAAACTAGGAAGATAAATGACGCACATTTGACTCAACTGTATTCAAACATGAAAATTGTATGAACTATTGATAATTCACACGcagtaagagcgtctgctaaatgacttaaatgtaaatgtaaatgtaataatgttaGCTTCCTggtttggctagctagctaacgttaccttttCTCGGCTCGTCCATTGTGTCCGCCGTGTGACGTTAGCTAGCTCTGGTAACGTTAGTTTTATTTAATTCAGCCATTGTTGGATATGCGTAAGCGAATGGCAATATAAAAATTAAGTGCATTAGCGATATCTAACACATTAATGCGCCTTGGATAATTTGAATTTGGCGGCTAGATTTCCTCCACCCGGAAGAAAATCAAAACAAAGCTACATTTAGTAccaacaaaatatttttttttataactaaaccaagacaGACAACTGCCTGTCTCTTCCAatgtgggcagaacaagcaaggaggcgGGCAGAGCCAAcaacgagctagcgagatcctattggcgcgttcatGCATCATCTGCATATTTCCGTGAGGGAACGCATTTTCTGTTaagtgcgcgtgtgcaataaggcaattcgcctttgcactcctaaacgccgcgaattttttttttttttttttacatttcaaatgGTAAAGTATACAACCGTAGttcactctgttcataacatattgtagtttggggaacagaaaactgtattgagatcaaatgtttcatcgatgagaaaatgcGCAGAATGTAGGCAAAAATCCATttcgttccatcttctcccactgcccgtCAGTAgtgttcctctcactaccatatttggtattgagtggaaacgccaggcagatgcttcacatttatacatccactGAAATATCTGCCTCATTGTTCTGTGGTACCACCGAATATTTAACACAGTATCAGTGCGTTCGACTACCCATACTAACAGTGTATACTACTAgttaattttagtatactgtaaacgaacggtatcgtttcagttgagcgtactagcacTTCGCCTGTCTACCAGAAAGTTGATGCTGTTATTATGCAATCTCTtactagcttgttagcataacaaattactagctagacatATTACGATGTTGAGTGtcttcgtaaattcaatctggagttcCATAGTCAGAttgttcataaattcagagttTTGCTCTTGGGTGCTctggccaaggagtagggttgcaggtaacctagtggttagagcgtttggctggtaaccgtaaaggttgctagatcgagtctccgagctgacaaggtaaaaatgtgtaattctgcccctgagtaaggcagttaacccactgttcagaggccgtcattgtaaataagaatttgttaactgacttgcctaaaaggttaaataaaggttaaatacaatccagtggtcaagcacccaagctaacgttggctagctacttccagacacaaatgagagaacacctcattctgaccattttacttgccctaacagagctggttaggctgttttcatgttatccagagcgttggtgactaactgtggtgctggcaacaattgaactatgctttttttgccaacgtttactgacactggccatattcaaaaGGTGTTGatcgttcgtaaattcatcagttattctgccctCTGGCACTCAgaagagagtgctctgaaattaaAGTAGAAAGCCAGAATTAACAATGtccatattcagacccttttgctatgaaactcaaaattgagctcaggtgtatcctgtttccattgatcattcttgagatgtttcaataacttgatttgagtccacctatggtaaattcaattgattggacatgatttggaaaggcacacacacctgtctatataaggtcccacagttgatagtgcatgtcagagcaaaatccaagccatgaggttaaaggaattgtctgtagagctccgagacaggattgtgtcgaggcacagatatggggaagggtaccaaagcatttctgcagcattgaatgtctccaagaacacagtggcctccatttttaaatggaagaagtttagaacccccaagacttcctagagctagccgcccagccgaactgaacaatcgggggagaaggcccttggtcagggaggtgaccaagaacctgatggtcactctgacagagctccagtgttcctctggagatgggagaaccttccagaatgacaaccatctctgcagcactccaccaatcaggcctttctggtagtgtggccagacggaagccactattcagtaaaaggcacatgatagcttgtttggagtttgcctaaagactctcagaccatgcgaaataagattctctggtctgatgaaaccaagattgaactctttggcctgaatgccaagcatcatgtctggaggaaacctgacaccatccctacagtgaagcctgttggtggcagcatcatgctgtggggatgtttttcagcggcaaggactgggagactagtcaggattgaggcaaagatgaatggagcaaagtacagagtttCTTGATGAAAAGCTACTCCAGAGTGCTGAGGACCTcagacaacaaccctaaacactctgcaaagacaacgcaggagtggcttcgggacaagtctctgaatgtccttgagcgctttatggcggttttggagctgtggcttcttccttgctgagcggcctttcaggttatgtctataggacttgttttactatggatatagatacttttgtacctgtttccttcagcatcttcacaaagtcctttgctgttgttctgggattgatttgcactttttaacaccaaagtatgttcatctctaggagacaaaacgcgtctccttcctgagcagtatgatggctgcgtggtcccatggtgtttatacttgcatactattgtttgtacagatgaacgtggtacctccaggcatttggaatttgctcccaaggatgaaccagacttgtggaggtctacaattatttttctgaggtcttagcttatttcttttgattttcccatgatgtcaagcaaagaagcactgacttgtttgaaggtaggccttgaaatacatccacatgtacacctccaattgactcaaatgatgtcagagcttctaaagccatgacaattttctggaattttccaagctgtttaaaggcacagtcaacttagtgtatgtaaacttctgacccactggaattgtgatacagtgaaataatctgtctgtaaacaattgttggaaaaattacttgtgtcttgcacaaagtagatgtcctaaccgacttgccaaaactatagtttgttaacaagaaatttgtggagtggttgaaaaacgagttttaatgactccatcctaagtgtatgtaaacttctgacttcaactgtatatattagtGTAGTTTTAGTTATAAAAATTGTTCGCGACTACGCCTAACGTTCGCAATTagcgctaactagctaacgttaaataTCCCTGCCCTCGTGGACTAGTTAGCATGTTACCGTCCATGGGCTCTGGAGAAAAGCCTTACTACACAAACTATGAGCTAACATAACTAGGTAGCTAAACGTTAGATAAATACTCCTGCCCTGCTGggataacattagctagcatgTCACCATGTGGAAAAGTGACTACATGAACTGtgagctaacattggctagctagccCTCAAAGGACTTATGGGCTCAATGTTTTCCCATACAAAACATGAACATTTCTAATCAAATGACCTGTGAAGTCAGTTATACATGTCAGCAGGGATGGAAATTAAGCTAGCCCGAGTCTAGTACTTTTCAGTCTGGACTAGTAGACAATATGCCAAACCAGCTTGACACAGCAAACATTGCATGCCACCCGATTCAGGACCTGAATGTAGAAATGTACATCCCTGCACATCAGTTCCTTTCAGACGATCCCCCTATCACTGTTAGCCTTGAGGTCACTGAGGAGGACCGAAGGTTTTACCTTTCCTCTTGAGAATTTGAGTCAGAAGTACAGTCACATAAGTC
This sequence is a window from Salmo salar unplaced genomic scaffold, Ssal_v3.1, whole genome shotgun sequence. Protein-coding genes within it:
- the LOC123735051 gene encoding centromere protein O is translated as MARHRQLQDLLHGHHLIGGYDIGVYLETYNLEMNLGSNLRICRHNIPPFIPLERLVKQSNMQTDVRAFLYTLSQYLNAYVGRKQQLHLIKERHSSVRVMESNTLYTILVLIFTIPGEKAGAALCTLEYADHTQCLPNQVNIV